In Solanum stenotomum isolate F172 unplaced genomic scaffold, ASM1918654v1 scaffold18272, whole genome shotgun sequence, one genomic interval encodes:
- the LOC125850644 gene encoding uncharacterized protein LOC125850644, whose amino-acid sequence MNEVHSGVCGLYMNGYVLAKKIIRVGYYWLTMERDCFRFVRKCHQCQIHSDLIHSPPLELHPMSAPWPFVTWGMDATRPIEPKASNGHRHQETVVDFVHSNIICRFGIPKIIITDNAANLSSHLMKEVCEQFKIVHRHSTPYRPKANGAVEAANKNIKKILRKMVQGSRQWHEKLPFALLVYRTTIRTSIGTTPYLLVYGTEAVIPIEVEIPSLRIIVEAEIEDTEWVKSRLEQLALIDEKRFTSIFFGQLYQQRMARAYNKKVRLRNFEVGQLVVKGIISHQDEVKGKFAPNWQGPYVIKQVLSKGALQLADMEEKAIDTIVNADSIKRYYI is encoded by the exons ATGAATGAGGTGCATTCAGGGGTTTGTGGCCTTTACATGAACGGTTATGTTCTAGCAAAAAAGATTATCCGGGTAGGGTACTATTGGTTGACCATGGAGCGAGATTGCTTCCGATTTGTACGCAAGTGCCATCAGTGCCAAATTCATAGCGACTTGATTCACTCACCCCCTTTAGAGTTGCACCCTATGTCTGCTCCGTGGCCTTTTGTGACTTGGGGAATGGACGCTACTAGGCCGATTGAGCCGAAAGCATCTAATGGGCATCG TCACCAAGAAACAGTGGTGGACTTTGTTCATTCAAACATCATATGTCGTTTCGGCATACCAAAAATCATTATTACAGACAATGCAGCGAATCTCAGCAGCCACCTGATGAAGGAAGTTTGTGAGCAATTTAAAATTGTTCATCGTCATTCAACCCCTTATCGACCCAAAGCAAATGGGGCTGTTGAAGCGGCAAAtaaaaacatcaagaagattCTTAGGAAAATGGTGCAAGGATCTAGACAGTGGCATGAAAAACTACCATTTGCTCTCTTGGTATACCGGACGACTATTCGTACGTCAATCGGTACAACTCCTTACTTATTAGTTTACGGTACTGAGGCTGTCATACCCATAGAAGTTGAAATCCCTTCTCTTCGAATCATTGTCGAAGCAGAAATTGAGGACACAGAATGGGTTAAATCAAGGTTAGAACAATTAGCACTGATAGACGAAAAACGGTTCACATCAATTTTCTTTGGTCAATTATATCAGCAGAGGATGGCTCGAGCTTATAACAAGAAGGTACGCCTAAGAAATTTTGAAGTCGGTCAACTTGTTGTGAAAGGCATCATTTCCCATCAAGACGAGGTCAAAGGAAAGTTTGCCCCAAATTGGCAAGGCCCTTATGTTATTAAACAAGTGCTATCAAAAGGAGCATTGCAACTGGCAGATATGGAGGAAAAGGCAATCGACACAATTGTTAACGCAGATTCGATCAAAAGATACTACATTTAA
- the LOC125850645 gene encoding uncharacterized protein LOC125850645: MGNQETFGLGFNPTRFDRKWAKDRKRNVWNLLKPIPHIAQSFVKSQGEPSPDFSIQNDVDEICQGIKEMFYDVNMTQMGEGTSHMDVQFIGPNVQLNNWEATPLPTMRESCYVNVDFNNMTCMWSLQLDPKKLSDLETMNPKFDEYDEDEAYEEIKKGLDQFENKPKPNLSETEAVNLGTPEEVREIKISIHVDQNIRDDIIQVLFEYKDVFAWSYDDMSGLSADLVVHKLPIHLDFPPVQQKQRKFKTDMSDKIKEEIMKQLTANMIRVVQYTAWSANVVPVPKKDGKIRVCVDYRDLNKASPKNNFPLPNIHILVDNCAKHEIQSFVDCYAGYHQILMDEEDAEKTAFTTPWGTYCYRVMSFGLKNAGATYMRVMTTILHDMMHKEVEVYVDDVIIKSRTQAGYVRDLRKFFKRLRKYNLKLNPAKCAFGVPSGKLLGFIVSRRGIELDPSKIKSIQELPPPKTKTEVMSFLGRLNYISRFIAQLTATCEPIFKLLKKDAAIKWTSECQEAFDKIKEYLVNPPVLVPPEPGRPLFLYLSVMDNSFGCVLGQHDITGKKEQTIYYLSKKFTSYEAKCTLLEKTCCTLTWVAQKLKHYLLSYTTYLISRMDSLKYIFQKSMPTCRLAKWQILLTEFDIIYVTRTAMKAQALADHLAENPINDEYEPIRTYFPDEEINSIEEEIPNDGHVWKLYFDGAVNKNGVGIGAVLISPNECHYPATARLRFFSTNNTTEYEACIMGLNMAINLDVQELVVLGDSDLLIGQARGEWETRDIKLMSYKQCLENLIKRFKSIEFRNIPRFHNELANTLATLASMLPYPGNTYTDPLEIQVRDQHGYCNIIEVEPDGEPWYHDIKRFLKAKEYPIHADRDKKKNY; this comes from the exons ATGGGTAATCAAGAGACATTCGGTTTGGGTTTCAATCCAACTAGATTTGATAGAAAATGGGCAAAAGATCGTAAAAGAAATGTTTGGAATTTGTTGAAGCCAATCCCTCATATTGCTCAATCTTTCGTTAAATCTCAAGGTGAACCGAGTCCAGACTTCTCTATCCAGAATGATGTGGATGAAATATGTCAAGGTATCAAAGAAATGTTTTATGACGTAAACATGACTCAGATGGGTGAAGGCACTAGTCATATGGATGTGCAATTCATCGGCCCGAATGTCCAGCTCAACAACTGGGAAGCCACTCCTCTCCCTACAATGAGGGAGTCTTG ttaCGTTAATGTCGACTTTAATAATATGACATGCATGTGGAGTTTACAGTTAGATCCTAAAAAGTTGTCTGATCTCGAAACAATGAATCCAAAGTTTGACGAATATGATGAAGATGAAGCTtacgaagaaataaaaaagggatTGGATCAATTTGAAAATAAGCCTAAACCTAATTTAAGTGAAACTGAGGCGGTTAATTTAGGAACTCCTGAAGAAGTGAGAGAAATAAAGATAAGTATTCATGTTGATCAGAACATTCGAGACGACATAATTCAAGTTTTATTTGAATACAAAGATGTCTTCGCGTGGTCCTACGATGATATGTCGGGTTTAAGTGCTGATTTAGTAGTTCACAAACTTCCAATACATCTTGATTTTCCACCTGTCCAGCAAAAGCAGAGAAAGTTTAAGACAGACATGAGCGATAAAATTAAAGAGGAAATCATGAAGCAACTGACTGCAAATATGATCAGAGTTGTCCAATACACTGCCTGGTCGGCTAATGTTGTGCCAGTgccaaagaaagatggaaagatTAGAGTTTGTGTTGATTACAGAGATTTAAACAAAGCAAGTCCAAAGAACAATTTTCCATTACCCAACATTCACATCCTGGTTGATAATTGTGCCAAACACGAGATTCAATCTTTTGTGGACTGTTATGCCGGATATCACCAAATTCtcatggatgaagaagatgcagaaaaaactGCTTTCACCACCCCATGGGGTACATATTGTTATAGAGTCATGTCATTCGGTCTGAAGAATGCAGGAGCAACCTACATGAGAGTTATGACTACCATATTACATGACATGATGCATAAAGAAGTTGAGGTATATGTCGATGATGTCATCATTAAATCTAGAACGCAAGCGGGCTATGTGCGTGATCTAAGAAAATTCTTCAAAAGATTGAGAAAATACAACCTCAAGCTTAATCCAGCTAAATGTGCATTTGGAGTGCCATCTGGCAAACTTTTGGGTTTTATAGTTAGTCGAAGAGGCATTGAATTGGACCCCTCTAAGATAAAGTCCATTCAAGAATTGCCACCTCCAAAAACCAAAACTGAAGTCATGAGTTTTCTGGGAAGGTTAAACTATATCAGCAGGTTCATTGCTCAACTCACTGCCACATGTGAGCCGATATTCAAGTTGTTGAAAAAGGACGCTGCTATCAAATGGACAAGTGAGTGTCAGGAGGCTTTTGACAAAATTAAGGAATATTTAGTAAACCCTCCGGTATTGGTCCCGCCAGAACCTGGTAGGCCGTTATTCTTATATCTTTCAGTGATGGATAATTCATTTGGTTGCGTTTTAGGACAACATGACATTACgggaaaaaaggaacaaaccatttattatttgagcaaaaagttcacaagCTATGAGGCAAAGTGCACTCTGTTAGAAAAGACTTGTTGCACTTTGACTTGGGTTGCCCAAAAATTGAAACACTATCTTTTGTCTTACACGACCTATCTTATATCTCGAATGGATtctttgaaatatattttccaaaaatccaTGCCAACATGTAGGTTGGCAAAATGGCAGATTTTGCTTACggaatttgatattatttatgTCACTCGCACCGCCATGAAAGCACAAGCGTTGGCCGATCATTTGGCAGAGAATCCGATCAATGACGAATACGAGCCCATAAGGACATACTTCCCTGATGAAGAAATCAACTCTATTGAGGAAGAAATTCCTAATGATGGTCACGTGtggaaattatattttgatgggGCTGTCAACAAAAATGGAGTAGGAATTGGGGCAGTTCTTATCTCACCAAACGAATGTCATTATCCTGCCACAGCACGACTTCGATTCTTTTCTACCAACAACACAACAGAATACGAAGCTTGCATCATGGGTTTGAATATGGCAATAAATCTGGATGTGCAGGAGTTGGTGGTTTTAGGGGATTCCGATTTGCTCATTGGACAAGCTCGAGGCGAATGGGAAACTCGAGACATTAAACTCATGTCGTACAAACAATGTTTAGAAAACCTCATCAAAAGATTCAAGTCCATTGAATTCAGGAACATTCCCAGGTTTCACAATGAGTTAGCTAATACTTTGGCCACCCTAGCCTCGATGCTTCCATACCCGGGTAATACCTATACTGACCCGTTGGAAATCCAAGTTAGGGATCAACATGGTTATTGCAATATAATTGAAGTAGAGCCAGACGGTGAGCCCTGGTATCACGACATTAAACGGTTTTTAAAAGCTAAAGAATATCCAATACATGCTGatagagataaaaaaaagaactattaG